The sequence below is a genomic window from Chthoniobacterales bacterium.
CAGGGTCTCATTGTCGGGCCATTCGCCGATGCCTTGGACAAACCTGGTGACATAGAAGAATCCGCTTCCCCAGGGGGCATCGACAAAACTGGGTTTGACTTCGACGAGATGTCCGGCATTACGCGACGGATAATCGGGAAAACGCGCTTCGTTTTGGCCTTTGTCTTCCCTGTGTTTGAGAACAGCTGATCGTGCCTTTAAAAGTGCGCGCAACTCCTTAACGGAGGATTGAATTGTCTCGTAGGGAGCAGTCTTCATCCCGGATATGTTGAAGACCCGTAGCACATTCCTGGCGGTCATCATGTATCGTGGCCCCTTCTCCAACGATGGATAGCTGCGAAGATCCTCCAGATAGACTGCAGTATTGGGCGGAAAATCATCTGGGAAGGGGCTATTCATTTCCAGCGCCTTTGCTACAGGCGTGCCGGGGTTCGAGAACACATAGAATCGCTTCACGGGCAGGGGGAACGTATCGAAGGAAACGGCCGGCGATTTCTCTTCATCGCTGGCTGCAGCAAGGGCGCTGTTTAAAAGGAATAGAAGGGTTCCGAACTTGAAAAATCCGTGGGGATGCATGGTGACTGAGAGGAAGCTATGATCTTTACGCGATCGAGACAGTCTTCAGGTTGACGAACTCGCGGATTCCATCGACGCCGAGCTCGCGTCCAAAACCGGAACGCTTCGCGCCGCCGAAGGGCAGCCGGGGATCGGAGGCAACCATTTTGTTGATGAAAACCATTCCGGCTTCGAGTTCGTTTGCGAAGATCTCTTTCTCCGCCGGATCGTTGGTCCACGCGCTGGCGCCGAGGCCAAACGAGCTGTCGTTCGCGATCCGGATCGCCTCGGTCGCGTCCTTCGCTCGAAACACACTCGCGACCGGCCCGAAAATCTCTTCGCGATAGGCCGGGGAATCAGGTGGAACATCGGCGAGCACCGTGGGCTCGTAGAAGAAACCGGCGCGCTCGACCCGTTTCCCGCCCGTCAGCAATTTGGCGCCGGCCGCGACCGATTTCTGCACCTGCTCGTCCACGCCGCGCAGGATGGCTTCGGTGGCGAGCGGCCCGATTTCCGTTTCCGGATCGAGCGGATCGCCCACCTTGAGCGACCGCATTCGATTTACGAACTCGTCGAGAAACCGGTCGTAGATTTGTTCCGCCAGGATGAAACGCTTCGCGGCGATGCACGATTGGCCGGCGTTCTGGATTCGCGCCGCGACTCCCGTTTTGATCGCGGCGTCGAGATCGGCGCTCGGCATCACAATCCACGGATCGCTTCCGCCGAGCTCCAGCACGCTCTTCTTGATCTGGCGGGCCGCGGCGCTCGCCACGGCGCTGCCGGCGCGCTCACTCCCGGTCAGCGTCACAGCCATGACTCGCGAGTCGTCAATGATAGGCGCCACCTGTTCTGTTTCGATCAGAAGGTTCTGAAATACGCCCTCGCCGAAGCCCGCTTCGCCGAAGATTTCCTCAATGGCGAGCGCGCATTGCGGGACATTGGCCGCGTGCTTGAGCAGCGCCACGTTGCCCGCCATCACGGCCGGGGCCGCGAAGCGGAACACCTGCCAGAACGGAAAATTCCACGGCATGATCGCGAGGACCGGCCCGATTGGCTCGTAGCGGAGGTAGTTGCGCCCGGTTTCGGTCTCGATCTTCTGGTCGGTCAGAAATCGTTCGGCGTGCTCCGCGTAATACCGGCAGCCGCGCACGCATTTTCCGATTTCGTCCTCGGCGGCGCCCAGGAGCTTGCCCATTTCCAGCGTCATGATTCCGGCGAGACGCGCTTTCTCTTTCTCCAGCGAGTCAGCGGCGGCATTTAGCCAACCCGCCCGTTGGGCGAAGGAAGTCTTTCGGTGGGATTGAAACGCGCGGTCCGCCTTCGCCAATATTTCCTCGATCCGGCGCGAATCGATCGCGGTGAATTTCTTCAGCGTTTCACCGGTGGTCGGATTGACGGAGGCAATGGCCATTATTTCGATTTATCCCGCGCCAATGCTCCATGCAAATGGTAGGGACGGCGCGCTGCGCCTTCCGCCGGATTGGAGAGCGTCGCAAAAACTCTCGGACGCCGCGCGGCGTCCCTACCAGCGGCCTACAACCGCAGTCCTTTTGGAATCAAGAGCCGGTCGAGTAGATCAAAGCTCCATTGCACGAGAAGCGCGAGGACGGCAGCGGGAATCGCGCCCTGCAAGATCGTGACGTGGTCGTTCAAATTCAGGCCGCTCAGGATCGGTTCGCCCAAGCCACCGGCGCCGATGAGGGCGGCGAGAGTGGCTGTTCCGATGTTGATGACGGCGCTGGTCTTGATTCCACCGAGGATCGAACGCGAGGCGATGGGAAGGTAGATTTTCCACAAACGCGCCCGACGTTCCAGGCCGAGGGCGACGGCGGATTCGCGGATCGGCAAGGCGATATCCTGCAGGCCGGTTGCGGTGTTGCGGACAATGGGAAGCAATCCATAAAGGAAAAGCGCGGCAATCGCGGTGCGCGCGCTGATGCCAAGAAAGGGAACCGGCACCAGCAGGGCCAGCAGGGCGAGGGAGGGAATGGTTTGGACCGCGCTCGTTAGGCCGAGAATCACCTGGCCGGTGGCGCCGCCGCGGCTGGCGGCGATGCCAAGCGGAATTCCGACTGCAATCGAGAGGAGCAGGGAAAGCCCCGCCAGCTGCAGGTGCCGGGAGGTCCAGCGCCATAACTTGCGACCGAACGGTTCGCCGATCCGCGGGCCTTGGGACGAAGCGGTGTCGGTAAAATAGAGATCAGCCGCCTGCGCATAGTTTTTCGTCCGTTCCGCTTCGGCGTTGAGTTGGATCATGCGCTTCGCATCCAGCGTTCCCGCCAGCCCCTGCAAAACTGAAATGGCGTTGGCCGGGAGGGCGAGTCGATAAAGGAAAACGGCTTTGTATTGGGGGAAGAATCCGAGATCATCCTCGAGCACGACCAGATCGTACTCGCCGATTTTTGCGTCGGTCGAATAAGCGTCTTTAACGTCGATCGAACCGTTCCGCAGCGCATCGTAACCGAGGCCGTGATCGAGGCCCACGATATTTGTCCCGGCCAGCTGATAGCGAGCGGCCAGTGGTTGCCAGCCGTCCCGCCGATTAAGAAATTCGTGGGTCATCCCGAACTTAAATTCGGGATGGTTTCGCAAATCGCTGATCGTGCGAATTTGTTTTTGCTCCGCGGCAGTGCGTGACATGACCAGGGCGTAGGTGTTGTTAAAGCCAAGCTCGCCGGTCATTCCGACACCGGATTTCGCCAGTAGTTCCTGCATCTCGGCCGCGGTGGTGGTCGCTGGCGTCTTGAGAATTTCCTCGCTGATTGTGCCCGTGTATTCCGGATAGAAGCCGATCTGGTTGCTCCGCAGGGCCTGCCAGAGAATGATGGTCCCTCCCATTCCCTGGCGATGCTCGGTCGGGACGCCGGCATTTTCCAAAGAGCGCTTGGCGATCTCGGCCAGGACATATGATTCGGTGAATTTCTTCGAACCCGCGAGGATCGGCTCCGCCCAACAGGTTGAAGCTCCTAAAATGGAGAGCGCCGTTAGCAAACCAAGGAGGGGCGCTTTCCAAACCGCCCTCTTTTTTGCTGCTGTAGCGACGCCGCTCTGTCGGCGTAACGCGCGCAAGAGCGAAAAGCGCTGGAACCGGCGACAGAGCGCCGTCGCTACAACTCTTATTCCCGTTCTCATATCACCGCGAGCGCTCTCTGCGCGTTGATAAATTCGGTGACGAAAGGGGCGGCCGGTTTCGTTCGCAGATCTTCCAGCGTTCCAATCTGCACGACGCGCCCTTCGCTCATGAGGACAATTTGATCGGCGAGATAAGCGGCTTCCGCCAGATCGTGGGTAACCAGGACGGCGGTCTGATTGAGTCGGGAGAAAATCTCCTTCAGATCTTTCTGCAAAGCCGAGCGAACCAGGGGATCGAGCGCGCCGAGCGGTTCGTCGAGGAGAAGCAACTCCGGCGAAAGGGCCAGGGCCCGCATGAGGCTAATGCGTTGGCGCTGGCCGCCGGAGAGCTCGAGCGGATACCGGTCGAGCGCGGTCGTGGGAAATCGAGTCAGTGCGCAAAGCTCTTCCAGCCGTTTTTCCATCTCCGC
It includes:
- a CDS encoding NAD-dependent succinate-semialdehyde dehydrogenase, which produces MAIASVNPTTGETLKKFTAIDSRRIEEILAKADRAFQSHRKTSFAQRAGWLNAAADSLEKEKARLAGIMTLEMGKLLGAAEDEIGKCVRGCRYYAEHAERFLTDQKIETETGRNYLRYEPIGPVLAIMPWNFPFWQVFRFAAPAVMAGNVALLKHAANVPQCALAIEEIFGEAGFGEGVFQNLLIETEQVAPIIDDSRVMAVTLTGSERAGSAVASAAARQIKKSVLELGGSDPWIVMPSADLDAAIKTGVAARIQNAGQSCIAAKRFILAEQIYDRFLDEFVNRMRSLKVGDPLDPETEIGPLATEAILRGVDEQVQKSVAAGAKLLTGGKRVERAGFFYEPTVLADVPPDSPAYREEIFGPVASVFRAKDATEAIRIANDSSFGLGASAWTNDPAEKEIFANELEAGMVFINKMVASDPRLPFGGAKRSGFGRELGVDGIREFVNLKTVSIA
- a CDS encoding glycine betaine ABC transporter substrate-binding protein, which produces MLTALSILGASTCWAEPILAGSKKFTESYVLAEIAKRSLENAGVPTEHRQGMGGTIILWQALRSNQIGFYPEYTGTISEEILKTPATTTAAEMQELLAKSGVGMTGELGFNNTYALVMSRTAAEQKQIRTISDLRNHPEFKFGMTHEFLNRRDGWQPLAARYQLAGTNIVGLDHGLGYDALRNGSIDVKDAYSTDAKIGEYDLVVLEDDLGFFPQYKAVFLYRLALPANAISVLQGLAGTLDAKRMIQLNAEAERTKNYAQAADLYFTDTASSQGPRIGEPFGRKLWRWTSRHLQLAGLSLLLSIAVGIPLGIAASRGGATGQVILGLTSAVQTIPSLALLALLVPVPFLGISARTAIAALFLYGLLPIVRNTATGLQDIALPIRESAVALGLERRARLWKIYLPIASRSILGGIKTSAVINIGTATLAALIGAGGLGEPILSGLNLNDHVTILQGAIPAAVLALLVQWSFDLLDRLLIPKGLRL
- a CDS encoding ATP-binding cassette domain-containing protein — its product is MSALVELQRITKLYGGAIALHPTDLAFERGKTTVLIGPSGCGKSTLLRLIIRLLDPDSGTIRFDGAAVTPANISALRRRIGYVIQDGGLFPHLTARKNILLMASHLKQPAAEMEKRLEELCALTRFPTTALDRYPLELSGGQRQRISLMRALALSPELLLLDEPLGALDPLVRSALQKDLKEIFSRLNQTAVLVTHDLAEAAYLADQIVLMSEGRVVQIGTLEDLRTKPAAPFVTEFINAQRALAVI